A window from Candidatus Nitrosotalea sinensis encodes these proteins:
- a CDS encoding MFS transporter — translation MNLEWISKDGKLLLGARIVRTFSYGFLSVILAIYLKLIGFNDILIGLVLTATLVNSVFFNLFSSAYANKFGRKKILALYAALMIVSAIIFFVTDNYVALVIAALVGTINVTGSEVGAFLSLEQALLPQTVKDVKKRNSIFAIYNSVGTFAMSAGVMVSGLPSLLQKYYGFDEIGAIKFLFLIYATCAIATLAIYLTLSKNIEVRSQTPKSNLSLKNISSKSKGIIGKMSLLFAVDSFGGGFVIQSIVSFWFYTRFGADLSTLSYVFTIAGILTAVSYIASTRIASKIGLVNTMVFTHIPSNVLLILLAFSPSFSIAMSLYFARMSLSQMDVPTRQSYLMGVVNEDERIPAAVFTNTSRNIAQATSPSLIGLVISALSLSAPFVFGGVLKIAYDIGIFFSFRKIKPPEEQ, via the coding sequence ATGAATCTTGAATGGATTTCTAAAGACGGCAAACTCTTGCTTGGAGCAAGAATTGTACGAACATTCTCATATGGATTTCTAAGTGTAATACTTGCGATTTATCTTAAATTAATTGGGTTCAATGATATCCTGATTGGTCTTGTTCTTACAGCCACACTTGTCAACAGTGTGTTCTTTAATCTCTTTTCAAGTGCATATGCAAACAAATTTGGGAGAAAAAAAATTCTTGCTTTGTATGCTGCTTTAATGATTGTATCTGCCATAATCTTTTTTGTCACTGATAATTATGTTGCACTGGTAATCGCTGCTCTTGTTGGAACGATAAATGTAACTGGATCTGAAGTTGGGGCATTTCTATCCTTGGAGCAGGCGTTGTTACCTCAAACTGTAAAAGATGTCAAAAAACGAAATTCTATTTTTGCAATCTATAATTCTGTTGGAACATTTGCCATGTCTGCAGGTGTAATGGTGTCTGGCTTACCATCTCTGTTACAAAAATATTATGGATTTGATGAAATTGGTGCAATTAAATTTCTATTTCTTATATATGCCACATGTGCAATAGCTACACTTGCGATATATCTAACACTTTCAAAAAATATTGAAGTACGCAGTCAAACTCCAAAATCAAATCTATCTTTAAAAAATATTTCAAGTAAATCAAAAGGAATAATCGGAAAAATGTCATTACTTTTTGCAGTAGATTCGTTTGGAGGTGGTTTTGTAATACAAAGCATAGTCTCATTTTGGTTTTATACTAGGTTTGGAGCTGACTTGTCTACTTTATCATACGTGTTTACCATTGCTGGAATATTGACTGCTGTATCATATATTGCATCAACTAGAATTGCATCAAAGATAGGGCTGGTCAATACGATGGTATTTACACACATTCCATCAAATGTCTTATTGATTCTTCTCGCATTTTCTCCTTCTTTTTCAATTGCAATGTCGTTATACTTTGCAAGAATGAGCCTATCTCAAATGGATGTACCAACAAGGCAATCATATCTGATGGGTGTAGTAAACGAAGATGAAAGAATTCCTGCAGCTGTATTTACAAACACTTCAAGAAACATTGCTCAAGCGACAAGTCCTTCACTTATTGGACTTGTGATATCGGCATTATCGCTTTCTGCTCCTTTTGTATTTGGTGGCGTGTTAAAAATTGCATATGACATTGGGATATTTTTTAGTTTTAGAAAAATAAAACCACCTGAGGAACAATAA
- a CDS encoding NAD+ synthase codes for MNREIIENLIRRDYESIQNQIGEFLQNEITYRKSTGVIFGLSGGIDSAVIAGLCAKFVKEKTLVLIMPNSKITPNSDTEDAIKIVDKYSLEYKLIDIGFIHREYSKYLEPNPLAFGNLGARIRANMLYYYANARNSLVLGSSDKSEFLIGYFTKFGDGAADLLPISSLYKTQIRELAKNLDIPQNIISKPSGPHLWEGHTAETEIGLNYEEIDSILYCVIDKKMSIDETAKITEVPISDVDRIYRMHKKSEHKRTTSTTCVLQI; via the coding sequence TTGAATCGTGAAATTATAGAAAATCTCATTAGAAGAGACTACGAATCAATACAAAATCAGATTGGAGAGTTTTTGCAGAATGAAATTACATACAGGAAATCAACCGGTGTAATATTTGGATTAAGTGGAGGAATAGATTCTGCAGTCATTGCAGGATTATGCGCCAAGTTTGTCAAAGAAAAAACACTTGTGCTGATTATGCCAAATTCAAAAATCACACCAAACAGTGATACAGAAGATGCGATAAAAATAGTTGACAAATATTCATTAGAATACAAATTAATCGACATAGGATTCATACATAGAGAATATTCAAAATATTTAGAACCAAACCCATTAGCGTTTGGAAATCTTGGTGCAAGGATTCGTGCAAATATGTTATACTATTATGCAAATGCACGAAATTCCCTCGTGCTTGGGTCGTCAGACAAAAGTGAATTTCTCATAGGATATTTCACAAAATTTGGAGATGGTGCGGCAGATTTGCTTCCCATATCATCATTATATAAAACACAGATAAGAGAGCTTGCAAAAAATTTAGACATACCTCAGAACATAATTTCCAAACCCAGTGGACCGCATTTATGGGAAGGTCACACCGCAGAAACAGAAATCGGATTAAACTATGAAGAAATAGACTCAATTCTATATTGCGTCATAGACAAAAAAATGTCAATAGACGAAACTGCAAAAATAACAGAAGTTCCCATTTCAGATGTTGACAGAATTTATAGAATGCATAAAAAAAGCGAACATAAAAGAACAACATCAACTACATGCGTACTACAAATATGA
- the metG gene encoding methionine--tRNA ligase produces the protein MKKAIITSALPYANGEIHLGHVASTYLPADITTRFLKLNGVEAYYFCASDDFGTPILIQAEKENKTPEEYVAVWNKRDNEDFSAFGIKFDFFYRTSSPENIAFVQDVFKKLQSNGHIYEKEIIQFYCTTDKKFLPDRYVLGRCPYCKSEDQYSDLCEKCGRVPEEIEDPKCSICKNPPTKEKTRHYFFKLTNFVNELNQWLESNSNLQKDVKKYVQNWIKEGLVDWDITRDMSWGVPIPLDDAKGQVFYGWFDNHLAYISTAVKFLNDKGIDGKSFWNSANIYHFIGKDIVYHHYLFLPAMRIGIGKEFKLPDYVPTRGHLMLQSKKISKSRNWYIGLRDFLKIYRADYLRFYLALITPYSQDDLNFDWDEFASRINSELIGNIGNFVNRALGFTQKSLSGIVPNTSEFDEIDLDAKNKISNFSSDLAFLIQDNSLDKALKKILEFSAHFNQYFQKKEPWKTGPGSNNCVFISVNAVRSLAISLHPFLPESSQQIWEQLGLTGNVSDQSWSSMSELAIKEGHKIGSVTPLFAKIEASDIEIHKAKLGK, from the coding sequence ATGAAAAAGGCAATCATCACAAGTGCTCTACCATATGCAAATGGGGAAATACATCTTGGTCATGTGGCATCTACATATCTTCCAGCTGATATTACTACTAGGTTTCTAAAACTAAATGGAGTTGAGGCATACTACTTTTGCGCTTCAGATGATTTTGGAACTCCAATTCTCATACAAGCTGAGAAAGAAAATAAGACACCTGAGGAATATGTAGCAGTGTGGAACAAACGAGATAATGAAGATTTTTCTGCATTTGGAATAAAATTTGATTTTTTTTACAGGACAAGCTCGCCTGAAAATATAGCATTTGTACAAGACGTCTTTAAAAAATTACAATCAAATGGTCATATCTATGAAAAGGAAATAATTCAATTCTATTGCACCACTGATAAAAAATTCCTTCCTGACAGATATGTTCTTGGAAGGTGCCCTTATTGCAAGTCTGAGGATCAATACTCTGATCTTTGTGAGAAATGTGGCAGAGTTCCAGAGGAGATTGAAGACCCGAAATGCTCAATATGCAAAAATCCTCCTACAAAAGAGAAAACAAGACACTATTTTTTCAAACTTACTAATTTTGTCAATGAGTTAAACCAATGGTTGGAATCAAATTCTAATCTTCAAAAAGACGTGAAAAAATACGTACAAAACTGGATAAAGGAAGGATTGGTTGATTGGGACATAACTCGTGACATGAGTTGGGGTGTACCAATTCCACTTGATGATGCAAAAGGACAGGTCTTTTATGGATGGTTTGACAATCACCTTGCATACATTTCTACAGCAGTAAAGTTTCTAAATGATAAAGGAATTGATGGGAAAAGTTTTTGGAATTCCGCAAATATCTATCATTTCATAGGAAAAGACATCGTATATCATCATTATCTGTTTTTACCTGCAATGCGGATTGGAATCGGAAAAGAATTCAAACTGCCAGACTATGTTCCAACACGTGGGCATTTGATGCTTCAATCAAAAAAAATCTCAAAGAGTAGAAATTGGTATATTGGCTTAAGGGATTTCCTGAAAATCTATCGTGCTGATTATCTTAGATTTTATCTTGCATTAATAACGCCCTACAGTCAAGATGATCTTAATTTTGACTGGGATGAGTTTGCATCTAGAATAAACTCTGAATTGATTGGAAATATTGGGAATTTTGTCAATAGGGCACTTGGATTTACACAAAAAAGTTTGTCGGGTATAGTGCCAAACACTAGTGAATTTGATGAAATTGATCTTGATGCAAAAAATAAAATAAGTAATTTTTCATCAGATCTGGCTTTTCTCATACAAGATAACAGTTTGGATAAAGCCTTAAAAAAAATTCTAGAATTTTCAGCCCATTTCAATCAATATTTCCAGAAAAAAGAACCGTGGAAAACTGGACCTGGATCAAATAACTGTGTTTTTATTTCAGTCAACGCAGTACGAAGTCTTGCAATATCCCTTCATCCGTTTTTGCCTGAATCCTCACAACAAATATGGGAACAACTTGGTTTGACTGGAAATGTATCTGATCAGTCTTGGTCGTCTATGTCTGAACTTGCAATAAAAGAAGGACACAAGATAGGTAGTGTTACACCACTATTTGCCAAGATTGAGGCCTCTGATATTGAAATTCACAAGGCTAAACTTGGCAAATAA
- the meaB gene encoding methylmalonyl Co-A mutase-associated GTPase MeaB produces MDIVSELKKGNRRAIARAISMVENNEKEAKLIIKKIFRTSGKSMKIGITGPAGAGKSTLINKTSMELNKLGYKTAVLAIDPTSHITGGAILGDRVRMTESTDSGTYIRSMASRGATGAVSTSLRNSIRILEYAGFDPIIIESVGAGQTEVDIEKIADITVVVFNPNTGDNIQTIKAGLTEIGDVYLINKSDLPGSNQLFDSVRDFIGMSEKNPIVMMTSTKSNKGIAEFAKKLEDLMKIRQKTKTSDEKQQLDLELRDIVLNNVKNKVTTMLDSNKSYASYLKKLQSKKIDPFEAADKITKGII; encoded by the coding sequence ATGGATATTGTGTCTGAACTTAAGAAAGGAAACAGACGAGCAATAGCACGTGCTATCTCCATGGTGGAAAATAATGAAAAAGAGGCAAAATTGATAATAAAAAAGATCTTTCGTACTTCTGGAAAATCTATGAAAATTGGTATAACAGGTCCTGCCGGGGCAGGAAAAAGTACTCTTATCAACAAGACGAGTATGGAGCTAAACAAGCTTGGATACAAGACTGCTGTCCTTGCAATAGATCCAACAAGTCACATTACGGGAGGTGCAATCTTGGGTGATCGGGTAAGGATGACTGAATCTACTGATTCTGGCACGTACATTAGAAGTATGGCTTCACGAGGTGCAACGGGGGCTGTCTCCACTTCACTTCGAAATAGTATCAGAATCTTAGAGTATGCTGGATTTGATCCTATAATAATAGAAAGTGTGGGAGCAGGACAAACAGAGGTGGATATTGAAAAAATTGCAGACATTACAGTGGTGGTTTTTAATCCTAATACTGGTGATAACATTCAAACTATAAAAGCAGGTTTGACTGAAATCGGCGATGTGTATTTGATAAATAAAAGTGATCTTCCTGGATCAAATCAACTCTTTGATTCAGTACGTGATTTTATTGGCATGTCTGAAAAAAACCCAATTGTTATGATGACCTCAACAAAATCAAATAAAGGTATTGCAGAGTTTGCAAAAAAACTAGAAGATCTGATGAAAATACGTCAAAAAACAAAGACCTCTGATGAAAAACAACAATTGGATTTAGAACTCAGAGATATTGTTTTAAATAATGTTAAAAATAAAGTTACCACAATGCTTGATTCAAACAAGTCATATGCTTCATACTTGAAAAAGCTACAATCAAAAAAAATTGATCCATTTGAGGCTGCAGATAAAATAACCAAGGGGATAATATAG
- the ilvC gene encoding ketol-acid reductoisomerase, protein MVKTWKDSDVNLDLIKNQTIAVIGYGIQGNAQANNLKDSGLNVIVGLQESGPSWKKAQQDGHKVLTIPQACQQADIIHILIPDMVQAQVYKELIGPNLKAGKALSFSHAAAIHWNWIQAPKDVDIIMVAPKGPGSKVRETYQQGFGTPSIVAVYQDYTKKAWERTLGIAKGLGSTRAGVIETTFKEEVETDWFGEQVDLCGGSASMVMNAFETLVEAGYQPEIAYFEVLHELKLIVDMIQRYGVAGMYRRVSETARYGGLTRGPMVMDASVKEKMKKALKMIQDGTFNQEWISDYQKNGKNSFDRFMKQIEAHQIETVGKNMRKMMWPDSTE, encoded by the coding sequence ATGGTAAAAACTTGGAAAGACTCTGATGTTAATTTAGATCTGATAAAAAATCAAACAATAGCAGTAATTGGCTATGGTATACAAGGAAATGCTCAGGCAAATAATCTCAAAGATTCTGGCCTTAATGTTATAGTCGGTTTACAAGAATCAGGTCCAAGCTGGAAAAAGGCCCAACAAGATGGACACAAGGTGTTGACAATTCCCCAAGCTTGTCAACAGGCAGACATTATTCACATATTAATTCCTGATATGGTGCAAGCCCAAGTGTACAAGGAACTGATAGGGCCCAATCTCAAGGCAGGAAAAGCACTTTCATTTTCACATGCTGCTGCAATTCATTGGAATTGGATACAAGCACCTAAGGATGTTGACATAATTATGGTTGCACCAAAAGGTCCTGGTTCAAAGGTCAGGGAAACTTACCAACAAGGATTTGGAACGCCTTCTATTGTTGCAGTGTATCAAGATTATACAAAAAAAGCCTGGGAAAGAACACTTGGAATTGCAAAAGGCTTGGGCAGTACACGTGCGGGAGTTATCGAAACTACATTCAAAGAAGAGGTGGAGACTGATTGGTTTGGAGAACAGGTAGACCTTTGTGGAGGATCTGCTTCTATGGTAATGAATGCTTTTGAAACACTGGTAGAAGCAGGATATCAACCAGAAATTGCATACTTTGAAGTTTTACACGAATTAAAGTTGATAGTTGATATGATTCAGAGATATGGAGTTGCTGGAATGTATAGAAGAGTAAGTGAAACTGCAAGATATGGTGGATTGACAAGAGGCCCGATGGTTATGGATGCTAGTGTAAAAGAAAAAATGAAAAAGGCATTAAAAATGATTCAGGATGGTACATTTAATCAAGAATGGATTTCCGATTATCAAAAGAATGGAAAGAATTCTTTTGACCGATTCATGAAACAGATAGAGGCACATCAAATAGAAACAGTTGGTAAAAACATGCGTAAAATGATGTGGCCTGATTCTACAGAATAG
- a CDS encoding Rieske (2Fe-2S) protein: MTWKKVAEKDAIAPGKGKEFTVDGKKIAIFNQNGFHALDSICVHQDGSLAPGKLDGDVVECPLHFWHYNIKTGELLDYIKGVKLETYKVEVKKDGIYLDI; encoded by the coding sequence ATGACTTGGAAAAAAGTGGCTGAAAAAGACGCAATTGCGCCAGGAAAAGGAAAAGAATTCACAGTAGACGGGAAAAAAATAGCAATATTCAATCAGAATGGTTTTCATGCCTTGGATTCAATATGCGTGCACCAAGATGGTTCTCTTGCACCTGGCAAACTTGATGGAGATGTCGTAGAGTGCCCACTTCATTTTTGGCACTATAATATCAAAACAGGAGAGCTGTTAGACTACATTAAAGGGGTCAAGTTAGAGACATACAAAGTTGAAGTTAAAAAAGATGGGATTTATCTAGACATCTGA
- a CDS encoding NAD(P)-dependent oxidoreductase encodes MRIISNRKKYCQMEKNLMNIGIIGTGLLGSAIAKRLVSTHSVYVYNRTKEKAKILEQFGIQVEDSPMALAEKCDFIITVVKDATALKQVAFGKKGIIHGKHKKLIVADMSTINPISSRKIAKEFADNGIPMVDAPVMGGPNLAEKGQMIVMVGGRKKTYEKIKNVLDLIGEKTFHLGDSGSGHAMKIAMNSQIALLALSISEGIILARKSGLDPLTFLEVLNSTYFKTGMSSIKGPKMAKGNFEPSFFLEMMQKDLDEINTTAKKVGAKLPMTDLANKIYQNAVKKGFGNIDYTGILSYLEK; translated from the coding sequence TTGCGAATTATATCCAATAGAAAAAAATACTGTCAGATGGAAAAGAACTTGATGAATATCGGAATAATTGGTACTGGTCTTCTTGGAAGCGCTATTGCAAAGCGGCTTGTATCAACTCATAGCGTGTATGTGTATAACAGAACAAAAGAAAAGGCAAAGATTCTAGAACAGTTCGGGATTCAAGTAGAAGACTCCCCAATGGCGCTAGCAGAGAAATGTGATTTTATTATAACAGTAGTAAAAGATGCTACAGCCTTAAAACAAGTAGCATTTGGGAAGAAGGGCATCATACATGGAAAACACAAGAAATTGATAGTAGCAGACATGAGCACAATAAATCCCATCTCATCAAGAAAGATTGCCAAAGAATTTGCAGATAATGGAATTCCCATGGTTGATGCTCCAGTTATGGGCGGTCCAAATTTAGCAGAAAAAGGACAAATGATAGTCATGGTAGGAGGTAGAAAGAAAACCTATGAAAAAATCAAAAATGTCTTGGATTTAATTGGAGAAAAAACATTTCATTTAGGAGACAGTGGTTCTGGCCATGCAATGAAAATAGCAATGAATTCTCAAATAGCATTACTTGCTCTTTCGATATCAGAAGGGATAATACTTGCAAGAAAATCAGGTCTTGATCCACTAACATTTCTTGAAGTGTTAAATTCAACATATTTCAAAACTGGAATGAGTAGCATAAAAGGACCAAAGATGGCAAAAGGAAACTTTGAGCCAAGTTTCTTTCTAGAGATGATGCAAAAAGATCTTGATGAAATTAATACAACTGCAAAAAAGGTAGGTGCAAAACTTCCAATGACTGATCTTGCAAATAAGATCTATCAAAATGCTGTCAAGAAGGGATTTGGGAATATCGATTATACTGGAATTTTATCATATCTTGAAAAATAG
- the cysS gene encoding cysteine--tRNA ligase has protein sequence MKIFDTLSVTEKYLDTSDVVRIYLCGVTVYDESHIGHARTIIVFDTLRRYLETKGIKVKLIQNFTDVDDKIINRAKKENTSADKITSRYITNYFEDFDRLQVKRADLHPKATEHIADMIDLIKGLIDKGFAYVSKNGVYFSVLRFNEYGKLSKKHVDELVAGARVEVDETKKDPLDFALWKFSSELPTWDSPWGRGRPGWHIECSAMSLKYLGSNFEIHGGGRDLIFPHHENEIAQSESFTGTNFAKIWMHVGMVTINGEKMSKSLGNTKSIDFVLKRWGPNIIRLFCLSGHYSKPIDYSEDMLKETVTKWRQVENCYFEMNLAENTQTRPELLNQIHEITNEVNLEFDNALDSDFNTSLAISAFFKLVKHVNQMASVETLTREISNIVLPAFYRMSNILGLQLVEITEEEKIKISDLIKLRNTLRLEKKFQDADVIRRQISDMDIILIDHKTRTTWMKQEKIGIEN, from the coding sequence ATGAAAATTTTTGATACATTATCTGTAACGGAAAAATATCTTGATACATCAGATGTTGTAAGAATCTACCTGTGCGGTGTTACCGTATACGATGAAAGTCACATAGGACATGCTAGAACCATTATTGTATTTGATACTCTTAGAAGATATCTTGAGACAAAAGGTATCAAAGTCAAGCTAATACAAAATTTTACAGATGTGGACGACAAGATAATCAATCGTGCCAAGAAAGAGAATACTTCTGCAGACAAGATAACTTCAAGATACATTACAAATTATTTTGAAGATTTTGACAGATTACAAGTGAAAAGAGCAGATCTTCACCCAAAAGCTACAGAGCACATTGCAGACATGATAGATCTCATAAAAGGATTGATAGACAAGGGATTTGCTTATGTTTCAAAAAACGGGGTATATTTTTCAGTATTAAGGTTTAATGAATATGGAAAGCTTTCCAAAAAACATGTGGATGAATTAGTAGCAGGTGCCAGAGTGGAAGTAGATGAAACAAAAAAAGATCCGCTAGATTTTGCATTATGGAAATTTTCCAGCGAGTTACCAACATGGGATAGTCCTTGGGGAAGAGGAAGACCAGGTTGGCACATTGAATGTTCTGCAATGAGTCTGAAATATCTTGGAAGCAATTTTGAGATTCATGGAGGGGGTCGTGATTTGATATTTCCGCATCATGAAAATGAGATTGCACAATCAGAATCATTTACTGGTACCAACTTTGCAAAAATTTGGATGCATGTAGGCATGGTAACTATAAACGGTGAAAAAATGTCAAAATCACTAGGCAACACAAAATCAATAGACTTTGTTTTGAAGAGATGGGGTCCAAATATAATTAGATTATTTTGTTTATCAGGTCATTATTCAAAGCCAATTGATTATTCAGAAGACATGTTAAAAGAGACAGTTACAAAATGGCGTCAAGTGGAAAATTGTTATTTTGAGATGAATCTAGCAGAAAACACTCAGACAAGGCCAGAACTTCTAAATCAGATTCATGAAATAACCAATGAAGTAAATCTAGAGTTTGATAACGCGCTTGATTCAGATTTTAATACATCTCTAGCCATATCTGCTTTCTTTAAGCTTGTAAAACATGTCAATCAGATGGCATCAGTAGAGACACTAACAAGAGAAATTTCCAATATAGTATTACCAGCTTTTTATAGAATGTCTAACATCTTGGGTTTACAACTCGTAGAAATTACAGAAGAAGAGAAAATCAAGATATCAGATTTGATCAAATTACGAAATACATTACGGCTTGAAAAGAAATTTCAAGATGCAGATGTCATACGAAGACAAATTTCAGACATGGACATCATTTTGATTGATCACAAGACAAGAACTACATGGATGAAACAAGAAAAAATAGGTATTGAGAATTAA
- a CDS encoding adenosylhomocysteinase: MSQVKDPSLADKGKMSYEWARDHMQILTNTISRLKKSQPLKGLRIGICLHITKETSVLIMGAKELGADVSACAANPLSTQDDIAAFLAENGIHIYAWTGQTPEEYDWCIEQMLSHKPQILTDDGSDSHSKIHGNKKFASLKVLGGTEETTTGVIRLKALAKEKKLKYPVIAVNDAYTKHMFDNRYGTGQSTIDGYLRSMNLLFAGKRVVVAGYGWVGRGVASRCRGMGAKVCVTEVDPIRALEAHMDGFEVAPMSEAAKTGEIFITATGQTGVIRKEHILSMKSGAIMGNVGHFDVEVDAKFLLTESKSVREVRPNLDECVLKNGKSVYLVGKGRIANLVAAEGHPPEVMAQSFSNQLLSMIYIAKNHKKIGRNVITVPDEIDKQIAIDALKAMNVNMDKPTPAQIKYGQSWA; this comes from the coding sequence ATGAGTCAGGTAAAAGATCCCAGTCTTGCAGACAAGGGAAAAATGTCCTACGAATGGGCACGGGATCATATGCAAATACTCACTAATACCATATCAAGATTAAAAAAATCACAGCCACTAAAGGGGCTACGCATAGGCATATGCCTCCACATTACTAAAGAGACTTCTGTTCTAATCATGGGCGCAAAAGAACTAGGTGCAGATGTGAGTGCATGTGCTGCAAATCCTCTTTCAACGCAAGATGACATTGCAGCATTCTTGGCTGAAAACGGGATTCACATCTATGCTTGGACAGGACAAACTCCTGAAGAATATGATTGGTGTATTGAACAAATGCTAAGTCACAAACCCCAAATTCTTACAGATGATGGTTCTGATAGTCATAGTAAAATTCATGGAAACAAAAAATTTGCATCCCTTAAGGTTTTGGGAGGAACTGAAGAAACTACTACTGGAGTAATCAGACTAAAGGCTTTGGCAAAAGAAAAGAAATTGAAATATCCTGTTATAGCTGTAAATGATGCTTATACTAAACACATGTTTGATAACAGGTATGGTACGGGTCAAAGTACAATTGATGGTTATCTGCGTTCTATGAACTTGCTGTTTGCAGGAAAGCGCGTAGTGGTAGCTGGATATGGTTGGGTCGGAAGAGGAGTTGCATCAAGATGTCGTGGCATGGGTGCCAAAGTCTGTGTTACTGAAGTCGACCCCATTAGAGCACTAGAAGCACACATGGATGGGTTTGAGGTTGCTCCCATGTCAGAAGCTGCAAAGACTGGTGAAATCTTCATCACTGCAACAGGACAAACAGGAGTAATTAGAAAAGAACACATACTTTCTATGAAAAGTGGTGCCATCATGGGTAACGTAGGTCACTTTGATGTTGAAGTTGATGCCAAATTTTTGCTAACAGAATCAAAATCTGTTAGAGAAGTCAGGCCTAATCTGGATGAATGTGTATTAAAGAATGGTAAAAGCGTATATCTTGTAGGAAAAGGAAGAATTGCAAATCTTGTTGCAGCAGAAGGTCATCCTCCAGAGGTAATGGCACAATCCTTCTCTAATCAATTATTGTCAATGATATACATTGCCAAGAATCATAAAAAAATAGGACGAAATGTAATTACGGTTCCAGATGAAATTGATAAACAAATTGCAATAGATGCACTAAAAGCAATGAATGTCAATATGGACAAACCAACTCCAGCTCAAATAAAATACGGACAGAGCTGGGCATAG
- a CDS encoding cobalamin B12-binding domain-containing protein translates to MSQKTQTKRIRILVSKLGLDGHDRGALVLCRAFRDAGMEVIYSGLFATPERIAQIVEDEDIDVVALSLLNGAHLTLFPRVAKAIKDKGINDVLVIGGGVIPEDDKPNLEKSGVLGNFGPGTPLPTIIDFIQTNLSKIKK, encoded by the coding sequence ATGTCACAAAAAACTCAAACAAAGAGGATTAGAATACTAGTTTCCAAGTTAGGATTAGACGGTCATGATAGAGGGGCACTTGTTTTGTGCAGAGCATTTAGAGATGCTGGAATGGAAGTGATTTATTCTGGCTTGTTTGCCACTCCAGAGAGAATAGCACAGATAGTTGAAGACGAAGACATTGATGTGGTAGCACTCAGTCTACTAAACGGTGCACATTTGACACTATTTCCTAGAGTTGCAAAAGCCATAAAAGACAAAGGGATTAACGATGTTCTTGTAATAGGTGGAGGAGTCATACCTGAAGATGATAAACCAAATCTTGAAAAATCCGGAGTTTTAGGAAATTTTGGACCTGGAACCCCACTTCCAACAATAATTGATTTCATACAAACAAATCTTTCAAAAATAAAGAAATAA